From the Thermococcus sp. 18S1 genome, one window contains:
- a CDS encoding MFS transporter: MSQRVAVAVRNASVANRYRYIPKMPRWFYSFVPFKVATGGSSALVSLYLLELGGNASTVGLTFALGSLASMLGALFWGRVSDRILRRKPFILLGFASVPIFLTAMAFVKTPSQLIAVNTVYAFFLASTLSVPIALVLRSVRKYSWDHAIGKFNEISGWGWVLGLVLGFGLSRFLTMPQLFIAFAILALPSVFMGERMIREAPIYINRRAIRAFGNYVVEKARYFPSFILHTNFSLPEGLGRFYVAFLLFWIAAGIYFPQMPVLLTSEGYTREVVYLALIANSAVSAMNYTRVGAAMGGGKEGVLRKGLLLRAGAFATMVLGTLLSPALLPLAFASYILAGYSWAFIGISSTAIVSEKAGEKEKGSAMGTYNVVGSAGYIAGSAISGALISSAGFGAAFGLALALIGGSLALLKK, translated from the coding sequence ATGAGCCAGAGAGTTGCCGTCGCGGTGAGGAACGCATCGGTAGCAAACCGCTACCGCTACATCCCCAAGATGCCCAGGTGGTTCTACTCCTTCGTGCCCTTCAAGGTAGCCACGGGTGGAAGCTCCGCCCTGGTGAGCCTTTACCTCCTGGAACTTGGGGGAAACGCCTCAACCGTTGGACTGACCTTCGCCCTCGGGAGCCTGGCCTCGATGCTCGGCGCGCTGTTCTGGGGCAGGGTGAGCGACAGAATCCTGCGGAGAAAGCCCTTCATACTCCTCGGCTTCGCCAGTGTCCCCATCTTCCTCACGGCGATGGCCTTTGTGAAGACCCCCTCCCAGCTCATCGCGGTAAACACGGTCTACGCATTTTTCCTCGCCTCAACCCTATCGGTCCCCATAGCGCTCGTTCTGAGGAGCGTCCGGAAGTACAGCTGGGATCACGCCATCGGCAAGTTCAACGAGATAAGCGGCTGGGGATGGGTTCTCGGACTGGTTCTTGGTTTCGGCCTGTCGAGGTTCCTGACCATGCCCCAGCTGTTTATCGCTTTCGCCATCCTGGCCCTGCCCTCGGTCTTCATGGGAGAGCGGATGATACGGGAGGCTCCGATATACATCAACAGACGGGCTATCAGAGCGTTCGGCAACTACGTCGTCGAAAAGGCCCGCTACTTCCCCAGCTTCATACTACACACCAACTTCAGCCTCCCAGAGGGCCTGGGTAGGTTCTACGTAGCCTTCCTGCTCTTCTGGATAGCTGCGGGCATCTACTTCCCCCAGATGCCGGTGCTCCTTACGAGCGAGGGCTACACGAGGGAGGTTGTGTATCTAGCGCTCATAGCCAACTCCGCGGTTTCGGCGATGAACTACACCCGCGTCGGGGCCGCGATGGGGGGAGGAAAGGAGGGAGTCCTGAGAAAGGGGCTGCTCCTCCGTGCCGGAGCCTTCGCCACGATGGTGCTAGGAACCCTGCTCTCCCCGGCGCTGCTTCCACTGGCCTTTGCCTCCTACATCCTGGCCGGCTACTCCTGGGCATTCATCGGAATCTCCTCAACCGCCATAGTGAGCGAAAAGGCAGGAGAAAAGGAAAAGGGCAGCGCTATGGGAACGTACAACGTCGTGGGCTCGGCAGGATACATCGCGGGCAGCGCCATAAGCGGGGCACTCATATCCTCCGCGGGATTTGGGGCGGCCTTTGGTCTAGCGCTTGCCCTGATTGGAGGGAGCCTCGCCCTGCTGAAAAAGTGA
- a CDS encoding class I SAM-dependent methyltransferase translates to MKIEGIPGPGAHIYTIMARGRRNLDRIIAKEIASNVQRGRILDVGTGPGFIPIEIAKMNPDLEVVGIDISPTMVKLARKNAREAGVENVRFDVMSAYELKFPEEHFDMLISFGALHHFTNLLGVFNEAYRVLKPGGEAWIYDMVRDVPIKDLKEFLRKTGLPKFPWLIGFKLHGLKREQWLGEVSKFVEQSRFEEYRLEDNTVYMKLVLRKSGQ, encoded by the coding sequence ATGAAGATAGAGGGGATTCCAGGGCCGGGAGCCCACATCTACACGATTATGGCCAGGGGGAGAAGAAACCTGGACAGGATTATTGCGAAGGAAATCGCTTCAAATGTCCAGAGGGGACGGATTCTCGATGTCGGAACTGGTCCCGGATTCATTCCCATTGAAATCGCTAAGATGAATCCAGATCTTGAAGTTGTTGGAATAGACATTTCTCCCACAATGGTGAAGCTCGCGAGGAAAAACGCCAGAGAGGCTGGCGTTGAGAACGTCAGATTCGATGTCATGAGTGCATACGAGCTGAAGTTTCCCGAGGAACACTTTGACATGCTCATAAGCTTCGGGGCGCTTCACCACTTTACGAATCTGCTGGGTGTATTCAACGAGGCCTACAGGGTACTCAAGCCCGGCGGCGAGGCGTGGATCTACGACATGGTGCGGGACGTCCCGATTAAAGACCTGAAGGAGTTCCTGAGGAAAACCGGGCTTCCAAAGTTTCCATGGCTCATTGGGTTCAAGCTTCATGGCCTGAAGAGGGAACAATGGCTAGGAGAAGTCTCAAAATTCGTCGAACAGAGTAGGTTTGAAGAATACCGTCTCGAAGACAACACGGTCTATATGAAGCTTGTCTTGAGAAAGTCCGGCCAATAA
- a CDS encoding Rossmann-like domain-containing protein, which yields MLLAKLKKKALGFIDEELKVLDFSFGLPYTYVLVEGKRGKALGVAMTLPEEIGRFDNSIEEPTLEAFIERADSLNLIERSLGMAAINAVSQYYLDLSNAKWADAVELLDGDIEKVAVIGNMPPIVRTLRERGFRPYVFERNPKLWDRETLSDSLEYWLLPEVEAVIASASCMINGTLDMLLDRAKNARIFLLTGPTGQVLPEFLRGTGVTHVASMKVVKVERAILHLKLGRFRGFSDESRKYVLEI from the coding sequence ATGCTGCTGGCTAAGCTCAAGAAAAAGGCTCTGGGGTTTATCGACGAGGAACTCAAGGTCCTGGACTTCTCCTTTGGCCTGCCCTACACCTACGTGCTGGTTGAGGGGAAGAGGGGAAAAGCCCTCGGCGTCGCCATGACCCTTCCCGAGGAGATAGGGAGATTCGACAACTCCATCGAGGAGCCCACTCTGGAGGCGTTCATTGAAAGGGCCGACAGCCTCAACCTAATCGAGAGGTCCCTAGGCATGGCGGCGATAAATGCGGTTTCACAGTACTACCTTGACCTAAGCAACGCAAAGTGGGCCGATGCTGTGGAACTTTTAGATGGTGACATCGAAAAGGTAGCGGTTATTGGCAACATGCCCCCAATAGTCAGAACCCTTCGGGAGAGGGGCTTCAGGCCCTACGTCTTCGAGAGAAACCCAAAGCTCTGGGACAGAGAAACGCTGAGCGATTCCCTGGAGTACTGGCTCCTGCCAGAGGTTGAGGCAGTTATAGCGAGCGCATCCTGCATGATCAACGGAACCCTCGACATGCTCCTCGACAGGGCAAAGAACGCCAGAATCTTCCTCTTAACCGGCCCCACGGGACAGGTTCTTCCGGAGTTCCTCAGGGGCACCGGGGTGACCCACGTAGCCTCGATGAAGGTCGTGAAGGTTGAGAGGGCGATACTCCATTTGAAGCTCGGCCGCTTCAGGGGCTTCTCCGACGAGAGCAGGAAATACGTCCTCGAGATATGA
- a CDS encoding cysteine desulfurase, with protein MRIPEDVRKDIPLTEEVIYFDNTATSLTPKPVIEAMDEYYLKYRANVHRGIHRLSQMATHKYEESRKVVADFLNAKFEEIVFTKNTSESLNLVALGLEHLFKPGDKIVTTPYEHHSDLLPWQRLAKKLGLKLEYIEGDDEGNLDLSDAEKKIKGAKLVAVQHVSNALGVIHEVEELGKMAKEAGAIFVVDAAQSTGHMEVDVRKMNADFLGLSGHKGPMGPTGIGVLYINEEFFEAFEPPLIGGGTIEDVGLEGYKLTEPPERFEAGTPNIGGAIGLAAGIRYIEKIGIDKIERQEHKLVKRITEGLDELEVPWYGPRNLKKHAGVVSFNVPGLHPHDVAAVLDNHNIMVRSGHHCALPVMKRLGINGTVRASFHVYNSLEEVETFLGVMEELVKSLR; from the coding sequence ATGAGGATTCCGGAGGATGTTAGGAAGGACATTCCGCTGACCGAGGAGGTCATATACTTCGACAACACGGCCACTTCGCTCACGCCGAAGCCGGTTATAGAGGCGATGGACGAGTACTACCTCAAGTACCGCGCCAACGTCCACAGGGGAATACACAGGCTCTCCCAGATGGCGACCCACAAGTACGAGGAGAGCAGAAAGGTAGTTGCCGACTTCCTCAACGCCAAGTTCGAGGAGATAGTCTTCACCAAGAACACGAGCGAGAGCCTCAACTTAGTAGCCCTCGGCCTTGAACATCTCTTCAAGCCCGGCGACAAGATAGTGACGACCCCCTACGAGCACCACTCAGATTTACTCCCCTGGCAGAGGTTAGCGAAAAAGCTCGGCCTCAAGCTTGAGTACATAGAAGGCGACGACGAGGGCAACCTGGATTTGAGCGACGCTGAGAAGAAGATCAAAGGGGCGAAGCTGGTGGCGGTTCAGCACGTCTCCAACGCCCTCGGCGTTATCCACGAGGTCGAGGAGCTTGGCAAGATGGCCAAGGAAGCTGGAGCGATATTCGTCGTCGATGCCGCCCAGAGCACCGGCCACATGGAGGTCGATGTAAGAAAGATGAACGCCGACTTCCTGGGACTTTCCGGGCACAAGGGGCCGATGGGGCCGACGGGAATAGGCGTTCTCTACATCAACGAGGAGTTCTTTGAGGCTTTTGAGCCTCCGCTGATAGGCGGGGGAACGATAGAGGACGTTGGACTGGAGGGCTACAAACTGACCGAGCCGCCGGAAAGGTTCGAGGCCGGAACGCCCAACATAGGCGGTGCGATAGGCCTCGCCGCAGGAATAAGGTACATCGAGAAAATAGGAATAGACAAAATCGAGAGACAGGAGCACAAGCTGGTCAAGAGGATAACAGAAGGCCTCGATGAGCTTGAAGTGCCGTGGTACGGGCCAAGAAACCTGAAGAAACACGCAGGTGTGGTGAGCTTCAACGTCCCCGGCCTTCACCCCCACGACGTTGCCGCGGTCCTCGACAACCACAACATCATGGTGAGGAGCGGCCACCACTGTGCCCTGCCGGTCATGAAGAGACTCGGGATAAACGGCACGGTTAGAGCCTCGTTCCACGTTTACAACAGCCTCGAAGAGGTCGAGACTTTCCTCGGCGTCATGGAAGAGCTCGTGAAGAGCCTGAGGTGA
- a CDS encoding potassium channel family protein: MCEYTYENGQKCRLKPVEGSTYCPLHIPYEEGENLLGDEIKRVKEEAFLRRLRAGQTYFEGVYLYDVKISDFKAEKPIVFKNSHIRTILFDGVSVSGITIYNSTVGRLAVFESELGTFTVHGSHVFGMNLLRVGFSNSVYIRNSSVRYVMINSTEYTGKGEEGGREYGERRTATGRIELSDLSEVRRIGINVRYPLLRKILEEHGIKPSESRERAVKATALVLRDISFDQSARFKRQVRLSIRRFHGNLVLENLDIFGHAEILASWLKNPEFVHMKVMGNMIFRRVSFNGDFSWNSTVLPNIPVELNVEGFIEVEDCRFNSHRAAEVLYRLARISWERNGDFERADRYYYLEMVEKRQSRLAGRRRGIKKLFLKMEALFEWLFADLTCKYGTDWKRPILIWLAAVNVFFPLLFFLTKSVEGLSGSMSFLDYEYFSVVTATTLGYGDYHPVGVGRVIASVEALFGMFMWAVFLTVFARRYMR, translated from the coding sequence ATGTGCGAGTACACTTACGAGAACGGGCAGAAATGCAGGCTGAAGCCAGTTGAAGGCTCCACATACTGCCCCCTTCATATCCCTTACGAAGAGGGAGAGAATCTTTTGGGCGATGAAATAAAGAGGGTGAAGGAGGAGGCTTTTCTCAGGAGGCTCAGGGCGGGGCAGACCTATTTTGAGGGCGTTTACCTCTACGACGTCAAAATAAGCGATTTCAAGGCCGAGAAACCAATAGTGTTCAAGAACTCCCACATCAGAACGATACTCTTCGACGGTGTTAGTGTGTCTGGTATAACCATCTACAACTCCACGGTGGGCAGGCTGGCCGTCTTTGAGAGCGAGCTGGGAACGTTCACCGTTCATGGCTCCCACGTTTTTGGCATGAACCTTCTCCGCGTTGGGTTCTCCAACTCGGTTTACATTAGAAATTCAAGCGTTCGCTACGTCATGATAAATTCAACGGAGTACACAGGCAAGGGGGAGGAGGGTGGGAGGGAGTACGGAGAGCGCAGAACCGCGACAGGGAGGATAGAGCTAAGCGACCTGAGTGAAGTCCGCAGGATTGGGATAAACGTGCGCTACCCCCTCCTGCGGAAAATCCTCGAGGAACATGGCATAAAGCCATCTGAATCGCGTGAGAGAGCCGTTAAGGCCACAGCCCTCGTTCTTCGGGACATAAGTTTTGATCAGTCGGCGCGCTTCAAGCGGCAAGTCCGGCTCAGCATAAGGCGGTTCCACGGCAACCTCGTTCTTGAGAACCTTGACATCTTTGGGCACGCGGAGATCCTTGCCAGCTGGCTTAAGAATCCGGAGTTCGTGCACATGAAGGTCATGGGCAACATGATATTCCGCAGGGTGTCATTCAACGGCGATTTCTCGTGGAACTCAACGGTTCTGCCCAACATCCCCGTTGAACTCAACGTCGAGGGATTCATTGAAGTCGAGGACTGCAGGTTCAACAGCCACCGCGCGGCGGAGGTGCTCTACCGCTTAGCGAGGATAAGCTGGGAGAGGAACGGGGACTTTGAGAGGGCCGACAGGTACTATTATCTGGAGATGGTGGAGAAAAGGCAGTCCCGCCTGGCCGGAAGGAGAAGGGGCATTAAAAAGCTTTTCCTCAAGATGGAGGCACTCTTTGAGTGGCTTTTCGCTGACTTGACCTGCAAGTACGGCACCGACTGGAAGAGACCCATACTGATATGGCTCGCGGCTGTAAACGTCTTCTTTCCCCTGCTCTTCTTCCTGACCAAAAGCGTTGAGGGGCTGTCTGGGAGTATGAGCTTCCTCGACTACGAGTACTTCAGCGTTGTTACCGCAACCACCCTGGGCTACGGTGACTATCACCCCGTTGGAGTTGGGAGGGTAATAGCGTCGGTCGAGGCCCTGTTTGGAATGTTCATGTGGGCGGTGTTCCTGACGGTGTTCGCGAGGAGATACATGAGGTGA
- a CDS encoding ATP-NAD kinase family protein: MIGLIINPIAGMGGKVALKGTDGVVEEAVRRGARPIAQDLVRLFLEELSHYDEAGGIRFITGPGPLGEDVLREFDFEFEVIRHREIGYREVEGVRIPDTSSVDTKELAGRMAGKVKLLLFAGGDGTARDILEAVDKRVPVLGIPTGVKMYSGGFAYSPEDAARVLVDFLQGRARLEEREVRDIDEVAYRHDEVKTRTYGRAIVPVVETLVQGSKERIPLSEEDELEAIAEAVAEEILENDGIYFLGSGSTVKRIKEGLGIEGTLLGVDVVEVRDGEARLVVKDATEEDLLRFADREPRVVVTVIGGLGFLFGRGNQQFSAEVLRRIPRENITVVATPSKLENGPLRVYTGNREVDEKLRGYIRVRVSPWMERLVRVV; encoded by the coding sequence ATGATAGGCCTTATAATCAACCCCATAGCCGGAATGGGCGGCAAGGTCGCACTCAAAGGCACCGACGGAGTCGTCGAGGAGGCCGTGAGGAGAGGGGCCAGGCCTATTGCCCAGGACCTTGTGAGGCTGTTTTTGGAAGAGCTTTCCCACTACGACGAGGCCGGTGGAATAAGGTTCATTACGGGCCCGGGCCCGCTGGGGGAGGACGTTCTTAGGGAGTTTGACTTTGAGTTCGAGGTGATACGACACAGGGAAATCGGCTACCGGGAGGTTGAGGGGGTCAGGATACCGGACACGAGTTCCGTGGACACCAAGGAGCTCGCTGGGAGAATGGCCGGAAAGGTAAAGCTCCTCCTCTTTGCTGGCGGTGATGGGACGGCCAGAGATATACTCGAGGCGGTCGATAAGAGGGTTCCAGTTCTCGGCATCCCAACGGGCGTTAAGATGTACTCGGGGGGTTTTGCATATTCCCCGGAGGACGCCGCGAGGGTTCTGGTGGATTTCCTCCAGGGGCGCGCCAGGCTGGAGGAGCGTGAGGTGAGGGACATAGATGAGGTTGCCTACAGGCACGACGAGGTTAAGACGAGAACCTATGGTAGGGCTATCGTCCCCGTTGTTGAGACCCTCGTTCAGGGCAGCAAGGAGAGAATTCCCCTCAGCGAGGAAGACGAGCTTGAGGCCATTGCAGAGGCAGTCGCCGAGGAAATCCTTGAGAACGATGGAATATACTTCCTCGGCTCCGGCTCAACGGTGAAGAGGATAAAGGAGGGGCTGGGAATAGAGGGAACCCTCCTCGGGGTTGATGTTGTCGAGGTAAGGGATGGTGAAGCCAGGCTCGTTGTCAAAGATGCCACCGAGGAAGACCTGCTCCGTTTTGCCGATAGAGAACCCAGGGTGGTCGTCACGGTTATAGGCGGCCTTGGATTCCTCTTTGGGCGGGGCAATCAGCAGTTCTCGGCGGAGGTGCTGAGGAGGATTCCCCGGGAGAACATAACAGTCGTCGCCACGCCTTCCAAGCTCGAAAACGGCCCGCTCAGGGTTTACACGGGAAACCGGGAGGTAGATGAAAAGCTCAGGGGGTATATCCGGGTTCGTGTTAGCCCCTGGATGGAGAGACTCGTTAGGGTCGTTTAG